A single Vigna radiata var. radiata cultivar VC1973A chromosome 8, Vradiata_ver6, whole genome shotgun sequence DNA region contains:
- the LOC106771100 gene encoding benzyl alcohol O-benzoyltransferase codes for MAFSHDLELESSSPPLVFDVRRSEPELVAPAKPTPHETKLLSDIDTQQGLRIQIPIIQFYRNNPSVAGKDPVKAIRHALAETLVFYYPLAGRIKDGPDGSLVVDCNEEGVMFIEADADITLQQFGHTLKPPFPNFQELLYQPPGSEAVTDTPIFIIQVTRLKCGGFIFTLRFNHTIVDGVGAFQFATTVAGIARGVFQEPPFEPLWHRDLLLARDPPRVTFNHREYEQLTDSGDAVPQNYEQRSFFFGPAETAAIRALLPRDLDEHATTFEVLTSYVWRCRTRALQFNPKEDVRMMCIVDARGKFTSASLTNYYGSCFGFPAAVAAAGEISSEPLEYAVRLIQKARGEVSEEYVHSVADLMATSGRPLFTVVRSCLVLDTTDIGFRDLDFGWGKAVYGGMAVAGAGTFPAVNFHVPSENAKGEEGILVLVSLPSQVMKIFAKELDDNLVKTNTTI; via the exons ATGGCTTTTTCTCACGACTTGGAGTTGGAATCCTCTTCTCCCCCTCTCGTGTTTGACGTGCGGAGGAGCGAACCAGAGCTGGTGGCTCCGGCCAAGCCCACTCCCCACGAAACCAAGCTGCTATCAGACATAGACACCCAACAGGGCCTCCGAATCCAAATTCCAATCATACAGTTCTACAGAAACAACCCATCAGTAGCAGGGAAGGACCCGGTTAAAGCAATTAGACACGCTCTCGCTGAAACCCTAGTTTTCTACTACCCGTTGGCTGGAAGGATTAAGGACGGTCCTGACGGAAGCCTGGTGGTGGATTGCAACGAGGAGGGTGTGATGTTCATCGAGGCCGATGCTGATATCACACTCCAACAATTCGGTCACACTCTTAAACCCCCTTTCCCGAACTTCCAAGAACTCCTTTACCAACCTCCCGGTTCGGAAGCGGTCACTGATACACCCATTTTTATTATACAG GTGACGCGTTTGAAGTGCGGTGGTTTCATCTTTACGCTCCGTTTCAACCACACCATAGTCGACGGAGTTGGCGCCTTTCAGTTCGCAACTACCGTGGCAGGGATAGCTCGGGGAGTCTTCCAAGAACCTCCATTCGAGCCTTTGTGGCATAGGGACCTTCTCTTAGCCAGGGACCCGCCACGTGTCACATTTAACCATCGGGAGTACGAGCAACTCACAGACTCCGGCGACGCCGTTCCACAGAACTACGAGCAACGGTCATTCTTCTTCGGCCCTGCCGAAACTGCCGCCATCCGCGCCCTCCTCCCCCGTGACCTCGACGAGCACGCCACCACCTTCGAGGTGTTGACGTCTTACGTCTGGCGCTGCCGCACAAGAGCGCTTCAGTTCAATCCGAAGGAGGACGTCCGAATGATGTGCATCGTCGATGCACGTGGCAAGTTCACGTCGGCCTCACTGACTAATTATTATGGTAGCTGCTTCGGGTTTCCGGCAGCTGTGGCCGCCGCCGGAGAGATTTCCTCGGAGCCGTTGGAGTATGCGGTGAGACTGATACAGAAGGCAAGGGGCGAGGTGAGCGAGGAGTATGTTCACTCGGTGGCGGATCTGATGGCGACTTCGGGAAGGCCTTTGTTTACTGTGGTGAGGTCGTGTCTGGTTTTGGATACGACGGATATTGGATTTAGAGATTTGGATTTCGGGTGGGGGAAGGCGGTGTACGGAGGAATGGCCGTTGCTGGTGCTGGGACGTTTCCTGCAGTTAACTTTCATGTCCCTAGTGAGAACGCGAAGGGAGAGGAAGGGATTCTGGTTTTGGTTTCCTTGCCTTCACAAGTTATGAAAATCTTTGCCAAAGAGTTGGATGACAATTTGGTTAAGACCAACACAACAATCTAG